A section of the Prevotella melaninogenica genome encodes:
- a CDS encoding PepSY-associated TM helix domain-containing protein, which produces MRKFCLKIHRWFALPLGVIMAILCFSGLAILLIKDLAPLFDMNAKEMPIYTMVVRLHRWLFMKPENAHEGGQSLGRILTAVTSMCMAVVLLSGVVIWWPKTKKALKSRLTVSTNKGFRRFVYDSHVSLGIYVFIFLFLMALTGPVFSFGWYRAGMSKLFGQPMPPKEMKMQQPKDGMKQGGTNDKAFAPTDASQMKGQPQAHKEGAKDMKGDQHGKKPKGGMLFKQLHTGTWGGWFSRVLYAIAALIGGFLPISGYYLWWKRRSAKKKKA; this is translated from the coding sequence ATGAGAAAATTCTGTTTAAAGATTCACCGTTGGTTTGCTTTACCATTAGGCGTAATAATGGCTATTTTGTGCTTCAGCGGTCTTGCAATACTATTAATAAAAGACCTCGCACCACTCTTTGACATGAATGCCAAAGAGATGCCAATCTATACAATGGTAGTACGACTGCACCGTTGGCTCTTTATGAAACCTGAGAATGCACATGAGGGTGGACAGTCACTTGGACGCATCCTTACAGCTGTGACTTCTATGTGTATGGCAGTCGTATTACTATCTGGTGTTGTCATCTGGTGGCCAAAGACTAAGAAGGCTTTGAAAAGTCGTTTGACCGTCAGCACAAACAAGGGTTTCCGTCGCTTTGTTTACGACTCTCACGTGTCATTAGGTATCTATGTCTTTATCTTCCTTTTCCTTATGGCACTCACAGGTCCTGTCTTCTCTTTCGGCTGGTACAGAGCGGGAATGTCTAAACTCTTCGGTCAGCCTATGCCACCAAAGGAAATGAAGATGCAGCAACCTAAAGATGGAATGAAGCAGGGCGGAACAAACGACAAAGCTTTTGCACCTACGGACGCGAGTCAGATGAAGGGACAACCACAAGCACACAAGGAGGGAGCAAAAGACATGAAAGGCGACCAGCACGGCAAAAAACCAAAGGGCGGTATGCTCTTTAAGCAATTACACACAGGTACGTGGGGCGGATGGTTCTCACGCGTTCTCTATGCTATCGCAGCTCTTATCGGTGGTTTCCTCCCTATTAGTGGTTACTATCTGTGGTGGAAGAGAAGAAGTGCTAAGAAGAAAAAAGCATAA
- the yidC gene encoding membrane protein insertase YidC — protein MDKRTITGFVLIALILFGFAWWQQPSAEQIAQQRAEFVKDSIAAAKKAQTTKLAAEKQAQQKAAQATDSTALFYAALNGKAQDITLKNGKVELTLSTKGGVVKKAVIKNYIGHDIAVKDGSKDQKDVTLFSGDDQSLNFMLAAKNSNIETKDLIFAPSNVTDTTVTLTAVAGEGKTLTLNYTLGKDYLLNMSLQAEGMAGLFAPNYNQLDINWQERCKQQERGFTFENRYATLTFKKHDGGTDYLSETSEKEETTEDPMDWVAFKNQFFSAVMIAKDNFATGAKLKSTPLEKSSHYLKHYEANMKAGFDPTGKRPSEFEFYFGPNDFRMLQSVETESKFGKELDMERLVYLGWPLFRIINRWFTLYVFDWLSKVFPMGVVLILITLLLKLITFPMVKKSYMSSAKMRVLKPKLDEATKQFNKPEDQMQKQQAMMQKYSEYGVSPLSGCLPMLIQMPIWIAMFNFVPNAIQLRGQSFLWMDDLSTFDPIFSWGKDLWLVGDHISLTCILFCGANLLYTWFTMQQQKDQMVGQQAEQMKMMQWMMFGMPLFFFFMFNDYSSGLNFYYFISLFFSAAIMWALRKTTNEEKLLAILEARREERKNNPKNNMGSGLFARMQALQELQKQQQEELRRKQDELNKKKKGL, from the coding sequence ATGGATAAAAGAACAATTACAGGGTTTGTACTTATTGCCCTGATTCTCTTTGGTTTTGCGTGGTGGCAGCAGCCATCAGCTGAACAGATAGCACAGCAGAGAGCTGAATTTGTAAAGGATTCTATCGCTGCAGCCAAGAAAGCACAGACTACAAAACTTGCTGCTGAGAAGCAGGCACAGCAGAAGGCTGCGCAGGCTACTGATTCAACAGCACTATTCTACGCTGCTTTGAATGGCAAGGCGCAGGATATTACATTGAAGAATGGTAAGGTGGAACTTACTTTGAGTACCAAGGGTGGTGTTGTAAAGAAGGCTGTTATCAAGAACTATATCGGTCATGATATCGCTGTTAAGGATGGTTCAAAGGATCAGAAGGATGTTACCTTGTTTAGTGGTGACGACCAAAGCCTTAACTTCATGTTGGCTGCAAAGAATAGTAATATTGAGACAAAAGATCTTATCTTCGCTCCTTCTAACGTGACTGATACTACTGTTACGCTAACAGCTGTGGCAGGAGAGGGCAAGACACTTACCTTGAATTATACACTTGGTAAGGACTACTTGCTTAACATGTCTTTGCAGGCAGAAGGTATGGCTGGGCTCTTTGCGCCAAACTATAACCAATTGGATATCAATTGGCAGGAGCGTTGTAAGCAGCAGGAACGTGGTTTCACCTTTGAGAACCGTTATGCTACACTTACCTTTAAGAAGCACGATGGTGGTACTGATTACCTGAGTGAAACATCTGAAAAAGAAGAGACAACAGAGGACCCAATGGACTGGGTGGCTTTTAAAAACCAGTTCTTCTCTGCTGTTATGATTGCAAAGGATAACTTTGCTACAGGTGCAAAGCTTAAGAGTACACCACTTGAGAAGTCCTCTCATTACCTTAAGCACTATGAGGCTAACATGAAGGCAGGCTTTGACCCAACTGGTAAGCGTCCTTCTGAGTTCGAGTTCTACTTCGGTCCTAACGACTTCCGTATGCTTCAGTCTGTTGAAACTGAGAGTAAGTTTGGTAAGGAACTTGATATGGAACGTCTTGTATATCTTGGTTGGCCATTGTTCCGCATTATCAACCGTTGGTTCACACTTTATGTATTCGACTGGTTGAGTAAGGTGTTCCCAATGGGAGTTGTATTGATTCTCATTACCTTATTATTAAAGCTTATTACCTTCCCAATGGTGAAGAAGAGCTATATGAGCTCTGCTAAGATGCGTGTGTTGAAACCAAAGTTGGATGAGGCTACAAAGCAATTCAATAAGCCAGAAGACCAGATGCAGAAGCAACAGGCAATGATGCAGAAGTATTCTGAGTATGGTGTGAGTCCATTGTCGGGCTGTCTCCCTATGCTGATACAGATGCCTATCTGGATTGCTATGTTCAACTTTGTGCCAAATGCTATTCAGCTTCGTGGTCAGAGCTTCCTTTGGATGGATGATCTAAGTACTTTTGATCCAATCTTCTCATGGGGGAAAGACCTCTGGCTCGTTGGTGATCATATCTCATTGACTTGTATTCTCTTCTGTGGTGCTAACCTTCTTTACACATGGTTTACCATGCAGCAGCAGAAGGACCAGATGGTGGGACAGCAGGCTGAACAGATGAAGATGATGCAGTGGATGATGTTTGGTATGCCATTGTTCTTCTTCTTCATGTTCAATGACTATTCTTCAGGTCTGAACTTCTACTACTTTATATCTCTCTTCTTCTCAGCTGCTATCATGTGGGCACTGCGCAAGACAACCAATGAGGAGAAGCTTCTCGCTATCCTTGAGGCACGTCGTGAAGAGCGAAAGAACAACCCTAAGAACAATATGGGTAGTGGACTCTTTGCTCGTATGCAGGCTTTACAGGAGTTACAGAAGCAGCAGCAAGAAGAACTTCGTCGTAAGCAAGATGAGTTAAATAAGAAAAAGAAAGGTCTATAA
- a CDS encoding SDR family NAD(P)-dependent oxidoreductase codes for MKKAIVVGASSGIGHEVARLLIAEGWAVGVAARRIDKLTDLQNIAPKRVYTAQIDITNEDAETSLLQLIERMNGIDLYFHAAGIGWQNPSLEADIELKTMETNALGFTRMIGCAYRYFVNKGGGHIACISSIAGTKGLGPAPAYSATKAMQNTYLQALEQLAACKHHNIHFTDIRPGFVDTPLLAGTSHLPMLMTTEKVARSIIKAINSRRHICVIDTRWRVLTYLWRHIPNWIWRRIRLC; via the coding sequence ATGAAAAAAGCAATCGTCGTAGGCGCCAGTAGCGGTATCGGACATGAAGTGGCACGGCTACTCATTGCAGAGGGATGGGCAGTTGGTGTGGCAGCACGCCGTATAGACAAGCTAACCGATCTACAAAATATTGCACCAAAGCGTGTTTACACAGCACAAATTGATATAACTAACGAAGATGCAGAGACTTCCTTACTGCAACTTATAGAGCGTATGAACGGTATCGATCTCTATTTTCATGCAGCGGGAATCGGATGGCAAAACCCAAGTCTTGAAGCTGACATAGAACTTAAGACGATGGAAACCAACGCCCTTGGCTTCACAAGAATGATAGGTTGTGCCTATCGCTATTTTGTCAATAAGGGAGGTGGACACATCGCTTGCATCAGCTCTATCGCTGGTACAAAGGGACTTGGACCAGCTCCTGCATATAGTGCAACAAAGGCAATGCAGAACACTTATTTACAAGCATTGGAACAACTCGCAGCTTGTAAACATCATAACATCCACTTCACCGATATCCGTCCCGGCTTTGTTGACACTCCCCTACTCGCTGGTACATCTCACCTTCCGATGCTGATGACCACAGAAAAGGTGGCACGCAGTATTATAAAGGCTATCAACAGCCGACGACACATCTGCGTCATCGATACCCGTTGGCGCGTACTCACCTACCTATGGCGACATATCCCTAACTGGATATGGAGGAGAATACGATTATGCTAA
- a CDS encoding CTP synthase yields MAETKYIFVTGGVVSSLGKGIISSSIGKLLQARGYNITIQKFDPYINIDPGTLNPYEHGECYVTEDGMETDLDLGHYERFTGIKTTKANSMTTGRIYKSVIDKERRGDYLGKTIQVVPHITDEIKRNIKQLGQKYHYDFVITEIGGTIGDIESAPFLEAIRQLKWELGKRAINLHLTYVPYLKAAGELKTKPTQHSVKELQSVGIQPDVLVMRTEMHLDDDIRKKVAAFCNVDFDCVVQSEDLPSIYDVPVNMLEQGLDAAILRKCGEEVGPKPALGPWKEFLDRQRKATKEVHIGLVGKYDLQDAYKSIREGLLQAGTYNDRKTVITFINSEELTEENVAEKLKGQDGIVICPGFGQRGIEGKIVAAHYTRTHDIPTFGICLGMQMMVIEFARNVLGYKDANSREIDEKTTHNVIDIMEEQKNITNMGGTMRLGAYECVLRQGSHTFNIYKQEHIQERHRHRYEFNNDYEKEFEKHGMMCVGRNPESDLVEIVEIPGLKWYIGTQFHPEYQSTVLGPHPLFLDFVKTSIENQKNK; encoded by the coding sequence GTGGCTGAAACAAAGTACATTTTCGTTACGGGCGGCGTAGTTTCTTCACTTGGTAAAGGAATTATCTCGTCATCAATCGGTAAGCTTCTTCAAGCAAGAGGTTACAACATTACCATTCAGAAATTTGATCCGTACATCAACATTGACCCAGGTACGCTGAACCCTTATGAGCATGGTGAGTGCTACGTAACAGAGGATGGTATGGAGACCGACCTCGACCTCGGTCACTATGAGCGCTTCACTGGTATTAAGACCACGAAGGCTAACTCTATGACAACGGGACGTATCTATAAGAGCGTTATTGATAAGGAGCGTCGTGGTGATTACTTGGGTAAGACCATTCAGGTAGTTCCTCATATTACGGACGAAATTAAGCGTAATATTAAGCAGTTGGGTCAGAAATATCACTATGATTTTGTGATTACTGAGATTGGTGGTACTATTGGCGACATTGAGTCGGCTCCATTCTTGGAGGCTATCCGCCAGTTGAAGTGGGAGTTAGGTAAGCGTGCTATTAATCTTCACTTGACATACGTTCCTTATCTTAAAGCTGCAGGTGAGTTGAAGACAAAACCAACTCAGCATAGCGTGAAGGAATTGCAGAGTGTGGGTATTCAGCCTGATGTGCTCGTGATGCGTACAGAGATGCATCTTGATGATGATATTCGTAAGAAGGTTGCAGCTTTCTGTAATGTAGACTTCGACTGTGTTGTACAGAGTGAGGACCTTCCAAGTATCTATGATGTTCCTGTGAATATGCTGGAGCAGGGTTTGGATGCTGCTATTCTGCGTAAGTGTGGTGAGGAGGTTGGTCCTAAACCTGCGCTCGGTCCTTGGAAGGAGTTCCTTGATCGTCAGCGTAAAGCAACTAAGGAAGTACACATTGGACTTGTTGGTAAGTACGACTTGCAGGACGCTTATAAGAGTATTCGTGAGGGCTTGTTGCAGGCAGGAACCTATAACGACCGCAAGACGGTTATCACCTTTATCAATTCTGAGGAACTGACAGAGGAGAATGTGGCTGAGAAACTTAAAGGACAGGATGGTATTGTGATTTGTCCGGGCTTTGGTCAGCGTGGTATTGAAGGTAAGATTGTTGCTGCTCACTATACACGTACACACGATATCCCAACCTTCGGTATCTGTCTCGGTATGCAGATGATGGTGATTGAGTTTGCTCGTAATGTCCTTGGGTATAAGGATGCTAACTCACGAGAGATAGATGAGAAGACTACACACAATGTGATTGATATTATGGAGGAGCAGAAGAATATCACTAATATGGGTGGTACGATGCGTCTTGGTGCCTATGAATGCGTATTGCGTCAGGGTTCACATACCTTTAATATCTATAAGCAAGAGCATATACAGGAGCGCCATCGTCATCGTTATGAGTTCAATAACGACTATGAGAAGGAGTTTGAGAAGCATGGTATGATGTGTGTTGGTCGTAACCCAGAGAGCGACTTGGTTGAAATCGTTGAGATACCAGGCTTGAAGTGGTATATTGGAACACAATTCCACCCAGAGTATCAGTCAACTGTACTTGGCCCACATCCTCTCTTCCTCGACTTCGTAAAGACTTCAATTGAAAATCAGAAAAACAAATAA